In the Fibrobacter sp. UWB4 genome, TTCGGAATCTTCCTTTTTGATTTCGATTTCATCGGAGACAGTGTTGACGTAATCAACCCATTTTGAAAAATAGGCGTTTGTATCGAAAACGGTATCAATGACGCCGATAATCGGTTCATTTGTTGGCTCGGCAATGCGAGGCTTTACACCTTCGGCGGTTTCAAAATCGTCTTTAGTGTATTTGGAAATATCTGAAACGGCCATTGCAATAAGGTAAGGAGCCTTGTTGTTCAAGATGCTTACTTCATGAGGATTTAATTGCAATGTAGTTCCGTTGATGATTCTGTCATTGGTTATGACGATGCCGAAACTTCTTAGCAAATCCACAGCGTCTTCGCCGATGTCATAAATGGAAATAAGGGAGGTTTCGTCTAAATTTTTCGGAGCGCGGTCTTTTGCAAAATGACTTATATAAAAGCAATCTTTTACGCACTGCATAAATGGCGTTTTGTGCATAACTTTGATTGACCATGTGTCCGTAGATAATTGCTCTAGATCTTCGGCGGTGACTTCTCCGCCGAAATTGTTTTCAATAATTTTTTGGCAGTCATCTAGGCGCTCTATCGCCTTGGTGAATTCGCCTTTGTCAAAGCAGTAGGTGATGATATGTTTTGTTTTTGTCTTATCAAATTTTGCACCTACAATATGCTCGTCGCAATTGAATGCGAAGATACTACGCATACGGTTGCTTTTGGCAATAATGCGGTTATAATGTACATCTAGCAAAGCCTTGGATAGTGTAGAATCGTGCAACCATCTTGATTGCTCGATTTTAAGTTCCTGAATTAGCAATGCGACATGCTTTGCTGTTACGGCACCTTTGCTGGGGAGCTTTGGGGCACCCGATGTTGTCGGATTAGGAGCGTGTTCAAATCGCCCTTTTAAAAGGAGAACGTCATTCATTATTTATCTCCTTGTAAAGCTCTGGCTACTTGGCTCTTTGAAACGCCAGAAAGTATTTCGATTTCGCGGACGGTGAAACCTTGTTCCTGTAATTGCTGCAAATCGCTTGGAATGTGGCCGATGAATTTTTCGTACAAGCGTCTAAGGTAATCGCACTCAATGCTTGCATCGCTGAATGCGACGGCTGTCTTGATGATGTTCTTGAGTTCACCTGGATTGGGGAGGCTTCCGTTCTTGCTGATAATCTTGAAGAATAGCCTCGTGTTCCGACCGGCAATTTTGAACTTGGTCAAGAAACTGTTTAAAATAGATTCTGCGATTTCTTGCAGGTCTTCTTGCGTGTATCTGTTGAAATCGACTATGGAATCGAAACGGCGGGAGAGCGCCTTGTCAAAGTGCTTGAAAAGGTTCGTCGTGGCGATGACGGTAATCTGTTCATTCAGGTTGTCGAAGCCCTTGAGAATGGCCGACGTGGCGCGGCCCATTTCGCGAAGGTCGTGAGAGTTGGTTCTGTCGAGGGCGATGGCGTCTATCTCATCGAACAGGACGAGAATTTTTTCAGGGTGCGCAAAATGGTTCAGCTCATCGAACAGTGCGGCGATGTTCTTTTGCGTCTGGCCGAGCTTGCTGTCGATGATGGGGTCGAAATCGACGCAGAACAGGTCGCGCTCCAGAATGCGGGCGATTTGCCGTACGGATTCGGTCTTGCCCGTTCCGGGTGCGCCCTGGAACAGGAACTTGTTGATTCCCATGTTCCGCTGGATGGCGTTGATGATTCCGATAACGTCCTTTTCAATGGGCGTGGGGAGCGGCAGCGAATCGTGCGAAGGGGCGACCTTGCGGAAAAAGGTCATCTGGTCTTCGTGCATTTGCGGCACAAAGGCGTTCGCGCTGGACATAAGGGCCATGATGTATTCCGAAAGCTGAAAATCGCCGCTAGCGTCAAAATCCCGGGCAATTTCGTATGCCTCCTCGCGGAATGCGGGGTCGTTTTTCTCGGCGTAATAGCGAATCAGATTGATGACATTCTTCTTTTTCATGGACTTGGCCTTCCTTGTCCTTAATATAAACAATATTGGGACAAAAGTCAAGCATTTTGGGACAAAATGTAAAAATTATGGAAATTTATTAGACGAGGATTTTTGCTATAAATCCCCATGTCTTCCCCGTTCCTTACAATTCCTCGTGCGCGTAGCATGATTTGGCCCGGTTCCCAGCAGACCATGGGCGAGCTTTTGGACCAAGACAAGTTCAGTTGCAAAATCCGCGAATATATTGACGAGGCGGTCGCTGACGATTCCA is a window encoding:
- a CDS encoding ATP-binding protein; protein product: MKKKNVINLIRYYAEKNDPAFREEAYEIARDFDASGDFQLSEYIMALMSSANAFVPQMHEDQMTFFRKVAPSHDSLPLPTPIEKDVIGIINAIQRNMGINKFLFQGAPGTGKTESVRQIARILERDLFCVDFDPIIDSKLGQTQKNIAALFDELNHFAHPEKILVLFDEIDAIALDRTNSHDLREMGRATSAILKGFDNLNEQITVIATTNLFKHFDKALSRRFDSIVDFNRYTQEDLQEIAESILNSFLTKFKIAGRNTRLFFKIISKNGSLPNPGELKNIIKTAVAFSDASIECDYLRRLYEKFIGHIPSDLQQLQEQGFTVREIEILSGVSKSQVARALQGDK